A region of the Aphelocoma coerulescens isolate FSJ_1873_10779 chromosome 7, UR_Acoe_1.0, whole genome shotgun sequence genome:
TGGGGATAAGTGgggaaacagcaaagaaaattaagagtCCTCATGTTAAAATAGTGATTTTTACATACAGATTTCAGATGTCAGAGAGCGTAAGGGAGAAATTGTTTATAAACCCATTAGTGTAGGAATCTTGGCAGAAATCTTGCAAAAACCGTTCGTTATTAGCCATGCTTAAGGCCTTTTAAAACTATGAAAGTTCTCAGTATTTTCCAATCCAGGATTCATACAATAGATTGACTTGCTGGCATTCAGCAGTCTGTATTACCAAGGTCAATGGAAAGAAATCAATGCCTCATACCTTCCTCCACCTCAGTTGAATGTCTTGTACTGGACTAAACAGCACATTTATCAGAAAAATATCAGTGTACTTTGAACTCATTGATGCATTAGTGTTGTTAGAGCCATTCATCATTccattccatttccatttccaatgACTATTTGACCCACTGTCATCCTTGGGAGACGTATGCCTGTAAAACACTTTCTGCTCTCATCTTACAGCATAAACATGTTTGTCTGAGGGTAGGCaggcttttggtttggttttttccctaagGAAAATTCAGCTCCATGGTGGCTAAAATGAACTGGGTACTAGCAGTCCTTCACAGATTTAAATCAAAAATATTGAGCTGAAAGAATTATGTAATGCAGTCCTGAAAGGGTTATGTAAAAGCAGTCCTGTTCAGCTGTGTGCTTGGTGTTTAGTGTTGGTGTTGATGTCACCTCCTTTTTTCCATCCCTGAGAAGAAGAACCAGtaaagagtctgatggctgtgGAAGTGAAACCTGCTGCTCTTCCTGGGAAGCAAGTGGGGAAAGAGCACAGGCCCCTTAAGCCTTCGGACCAGGCAAAGGGTGAGGGTCAGTCTGATTCTGGTTCAGTGTGTCATGAAGACAAAGTGCcaagtgtggcattcagcagggAGAGTGTGACCTTTGTGGCGGGAGCACTCCTGAAAGACATACCCCCTTCCTTGGCTGAGGAAGGTGTGTACTCCTTAGATTTGCATGTGTTTGCTGCCAGCAAATCCTTCTCTGGCTTTCTCCAGTGCTTTCCAAGGctgcttcattttctgtttttttcccatttattgGTATGACTGCTCTTGTTATTATGCTTGAAGAGTGTGTTGTGGATAATATGACTGTGTAGGTGCTGTATGACAACATGGTTTCCCACCGCTGCAGCTGATTCCTGATTTTTTACTTTGCCATGATAAAATATGCTTTGCAGCTAAGCTTATTCCTCTGTGTAAGCCTTCTTACCCCATCTCAGATGTGTTTGCCAGTCACATTGCTAatctatgttttttttttttttctttttggtgcaGAGGTTCGTCTGCATTTATTTCAAACAGCAGATTTACTGCCTTTGACTATGAGATAAAGATGCTTAAACTGTAGAAATGTTTCCATTTGCAGTGtgcaggttttttgtttggttggtttgggttttttgtgtatGCTTCAGTGCTTTCTGGTTTAGCTTCCTTAGAGCTATTGTTTCTTATATCATACCCTTGTCATCCATTCAATCCACCCCTCCTCTCCTCAGTCATTGCTAGAACtcttattttttgtgtgtgtcacCTTATTACAAATGGTTAACCCTGCTGGAGTGCCCTTCTTAGGCAAAATCTCTATCACTTCCCCTGGGACATTTCCTTTGAAATGAAGGTTAGGATTGGGTGCACTGGGTGAAGTTTTGACTTAGTCTCTGAGCAAAATATCTACTGCAGTCATCTTTCAGTACATAAGAACTAGgcttcagtatttttcttttaatggtaTTTTTCTTCAGCCAGGGAAACAAGGTGCAAAGACACCTTGTGTGGAGTAGTGATATACCCACTCCCTACCTAGGTAAGGAATCTTGCATTTAGGAGGCTTGTGTTCTGGATGGCCCAGCTGAAGAACACTGAATTCCTTTGGCAGTCAGAATATGTTTTGATGCTGTTGGTATTGCTCACTTGCACTACAGTAAAAGACACAGTAGGATACATGGAGAAAAGCAGTATCTAGCtatttaatttctgtgaaaCGAGGATGACATCAGCCCAATGGCCATGCTTTATACTTCATAGGGTTTGCAAGTAAGTCACCAAATGTAAAAACATAAAGGAGCAAAATTACTGTAGTTGTAGATTTCTAGTTTGATTACCTTTAGAGTTTAGAATGGCAGTTGCTTTTTTGACTCAGTATTAAtatatgcaaatatttaaagaatGTGCAATACTTTGATACTAATTGTTCTGAAAACAGTCAGATTCATCAGAGCAAAAAGATAGCTCCATGGATTTCAAATCAGATCTGAGGAAATTCAGAGTTGACTCAATGCTAGTTGTAACAAGCTTTAGAAAAAACTCATAAAACCTTTTTTACAGATTAGTGCAGAAAGATATGCCACATTCTGCAgtctttttcttcatgttttccatTATGGGAAGATTTCAATGAGATAGGAATCATTATCTTCCACAGGACATTAAAAAAAGATCAAACTATTAATGATTAACAGAgtaggcattaaaaaaaaaacgtAACTAGGTATTACTCTCTGAAAATATAGTGGCAGAGTATAAGAGTAGCCTTTTTAGTTTCAAATTAACTTAATAAGGGCCTGATCTAGAGTCCCAGAAACATGCCAAGTATTCTTTGACTTCAGCTACAGCTGTAGGTGACTGGCCATTTTGAACACCAGACCTTCAAGATCTGGGACTGTTAATAGGTCTGTTGCTGATTTCCACATGCTGGTTTCGTGACAGCGGTGAGATTTTGGTCATTTGACAAAGAGCGAGTGTTAAAAGTTGTTACAGTTAAAAAGACAGCCTCTTCTGAAACTTGCAAAACCCTTTGCATGCATTATCTCTTTAGGCTGCATGtagaataaaaatgtaaaaaatacatAGAAATGTATAACTATGTATGTTTTAAGTATCAGCAACACACAAATGTACTATTGATTCCTTTAAAGTTGCAGACTTTATTAACACAAAACTAACATAAGAGGTCCAGCAAAGCTTCTAATGAAGTGAGGTTATTTGTGGCTTTGCTGTTGTATATGCAAATCACGAAGACGAAGAATTTACATGAAATCATCTCATTTCAGTGCTTACATTTATATGTGTACAACTCACATTTTCCCTATAAAACCTTATATATTGAAAGGAAACTAGTATTTAACACTTTAAAGCAGATTTCTAGGCGGATGGCCTTGCTGCATGCTCACATCTTTCTCCCTTTCCATTCCATCATTCATACCAAAATGTTGTAAGCCACATGACTGCCTGCCTGTAAGTGCTTTAAATAATTTTGCtataaaacccaaacaaactacTTCAGATTTATTTGCAGCCACGAAGATGGAATTCCATGTCCAGGAGGGCACACGCCCTTTTGCAGCAGAACCATTAGACACAAAGCAACATGACTCTGGGAAAGACAGTAAGACTGTTGAGCAACCTAAATATGATGCCTTAGTTCCACAGTCAGCAAAAgcggaggctgcagataaaaaggattcagagagcaaagacaaagaaaaaatgctttcaCCTCCATCAGAATGGATCTTGAAAACTGATTCACAGAAGAAAGGGGAAGCCAGTTTTGCAGAACCTGCTGCTAAGCCTCCTGCTCCTCAAGAACAAAAGCACTTGTCATCTCAACTGCCTGAAGAGAGCAGGATGGAAGAAAGGACTGTAGGTATGCCCTCATCAACCAATCAAGCTATGGCTATCAAATTTCAAGAAAACCTCAAAGATGTCAAAGGTGGTGCCATCAGCCATGGTGAAAGTTCTCTATTGCTACCAGAACCCAAGGCAGAAGCAGCCAAAAGTGAACTTCCTGCAGGCCCATCTCTTGCTCTCCCCCAGGAGCTTTCACTCAAAGACCGTTTCAAAACACACCAGGAACCCGCTGACCAACTGTTTGCCAAAGATCTCACTACAAATGAACAGATCCACAAAGACCGGACATTATCTCTACAAGAAGTCTCAGCAGTAACTGTAGATAGCTTGAAAACTCcaagcaccccaaaaatccctccatgGGGGGAGGAAAAGGACATGACTAAGGATGAGAGCGATGAGGAAGAAAGGTATGACTTCTATGATAAAGGGGAGGCTCAAATGTTAGATAATGGTAAATTTACCACAAAACCTGAAGTTAAGACAGGTTCCCTAGACAAAACAGACTTTCAAAAGGATGGTGAAGCTAAAAAGTCACCTGATactctgaaagcagaaaaagaaatggaccAAAGTGagctctcagcagcagcagatgtgaAAAGGGAGGCGCAGCAAAGCACACAGGTACCCCCAGCTAAGTTAAGCCATGAACTGACCCTTGATAAAACAGTAGAGCACCCTGATAGCACTCAGTTATCCAGAGTAACAGAGAAAGTTCCTGAGGTACCAGGTTTAACCACTGAGAAGACTCCTACTCTTGAAGCTTCTCAAGAGACAGATGTTAAAGAAGATACTGCTGAGGATAAGACAAGTGTTTCAGCTCCTCATCAACTGAAAGAAGAGGAGGATCAATCAGGAATGTCGAAGTATTTTGAAACCTCTGCTCTGAAGGAGGAAGCATTTAAAGCAGATGGTCTGAAACAAAGCAGTGATTACTATGAGCTAAGTGACACTAAAGAGAGTAAATATGAGCCTTATCAGAGAGGTCGTCTAATACCTGAatatgaagaggaggaggaagaggaagaattaCAGACAGAATTGAATCAGCAGCAGAATGTGCATACTCATGAAATGGGGTACAGTACCCTGGCTCAGAGCTATACACCAGACACATCTGAAGAACCTAGTTCCCCAACAGAAAGAATGTTCACTATTGACCCCAAAGTCTATGGGGATAAGAGAGAACTTCACAGTAAAAACAAAGATGACCTAACTCTGAGCAGGAGCTTGGGACTTGGGGGGAGATCTGCAATTGAACAGAGAAGTATGTCTATTAACTTGCCCATGTCCTGCCTGGATTCAATAGCCCTAGGATTTAGTTTTGGTCGTGCACATGATCTTTCTCCCCTTGCTTCAGATATTCTAACAAACACTAGTGGAAGTATGGATGAAGGTGATGACTACTTGCCAGCAACCACACCAGCACTGGAGAAGGCCCCCTGCTTCCCCATTGAGAGTAGAGAGGAAGATGATAAGCACATGGTAGAAGAAAAAGCCCAGCCTGAGACCTTGGCTGAACCATCTTTCCAGGCCAAAGATGACTACAAAAATGGGGCTGTCCTGGCTCCTGACCTGCCTGAAATGTTAGATTTGGCAGGGACAAGATCTAGATTAGCCTCTGTGAGTGCAGATGCTGAGGTGGCACAGAAGAAGTCAGTTCCTTCTGACAGTATTGTGgaagacagcagcacagccctgccacctgtAACAAATGAAAACCACGTAATTCTGAAAGCTGAAAGTCAGCTGGAAGACTTGGGCTACTGTGTTTTCAATAAGTACACAGTACCACTCCCTTCTCCAGTTCAGGACAGTGAGAATTTAACGAGTGAAACCTGTCCCTTCTATGAAGGCACAGATGAAAAACTGAGACATGGCCTCACTCCTGACCTGTCTTTAATAGAAGTgaagctggcagctgctgaaaaATCAGAAGACTTCCTCAGTGAAAAAGACTTAGGTCAGCATGTTGAGCCCATTCTGGTGAGGGACTTTgagcaggagaaaaaggagaaactgGATACTGTGCTAGAAAAAAGTGAAGATCAAGTTGACTCTAAAGAGGTCTGTTCCATTAAAGGAGCAGAACCAGAGATGACAAGAGCTGAGGCAATgttagaaaggaaagaagaaagtgtGGCTAGTAAAGTTTGTTTACCTGCCGATACCATGTATGACAGAATTTCTGCTTCAGAGATAGCAATAGAAAAGgattctgtttgtttgttgatggagaaggagaaggctcTTAGTGTTGTTCCTGAAATAGCTGAGATAGAAGCTCCAGTTAAACCAGATTACAATGCTATTAAGCATGATATGGAGGTGGCTGCAAGGAGAGCTGACCAAGAATATCAGAATAAGTTAGACGCAAAGACTAGTGAGGTTGTTTCTCTTCCTTTAGGGAAGGACAAAGCCTCTCTTAAAAGAGCAGAGCCTGAACCCAAAGACACTCAGCAGAAAGAGGAGACCACCTTCTCCAGAGAAGCAGAGGATGCAGATGTACTTTCCAGGACTGAGCCTAGTTATGTGAAGGACAGCACCAAACTGtcagaaacagaaattaaggaaaaagTAGCTAAGCCAGATCTGGTACACCAAGAAGCAGTTGATAAAGAGGAGTCTTATGAATCTAGTGGAGAACATGATCAAGCCCAAGAAAGTTTGAATGGAGAATCTGTGAAACCAGAGGATATCAAAGCAGAACATCCAAAACCTGCCATGTCTGGGGAAGAGATGCCTGCACAGTTACCAGCAAAGGGGATTTCTGTGGAACTCCTCTTTCCAAAAGCTGAGCCTCTTCGGGAGGAGCCTGCTGAGATTCAGATGGAGAGCATACCACAACCTGTAGAGGAAGTTGAAGAGATTCTTGATAGAGCTGTGAAACCTATGGAAACCCaaaagctgctgccatgtgagctggcagctggagccctgaaaggggaagaatatgaggaagaagaggtggAAGCAGGGCAAGAAGCAAAAGAAGAGGATAAACAGCATCTTGTTTCAGAAATGCCCCCAGACTTTGGCAAGCCTGCTACTGAAGAAATGGGAGCCAAGGGTAGCCCAGAAGCACTGCCTGAATTGAAAGGCATTATTGAATCAGTGGTGACAGTGGAGGATGACTTTATCACAGTGGTGCAGACAACAGTTGATGAGGGTGAATCTGCTTCTCACAGTGTGCGCTTTGCTGCTACTCAGCAGGAGGACATCGAAACAGGAGACTCCCAGGCTGAAGAGGAGCTTGATGTTGAAGAAGTGGAAGTTGAGCCCAAGGAAGGCTCCCAAGAGGCTCCTGCTTCACCCCAAAGAGAAGAAATCCTGCTCACTAACTACAAAACGGAGACATGTGATGACTACAAAGATGAAACAACAATTGATGACTCCATCATGGACACAGACAGTCTCTGGGCAGACACTCAAGGTGTGCATTATCCTTTCTGTTTTGTCTGTTGAATATTTTTGCTTCCAAATCATAATGattgaaaagcaaaattattacAGTTATAAAAGTAATCTCAGCATGTTtcagaaaaatggtaaaaattaaattttaatttaatcatCTGCTCTGTCTTCAACTACTTTTCCCCTGCTCCTCCTAAGTATTGTTAACATTTGTTACTAatcttttctttgttgttgtaATTTGCTCTGATCCTACAGATGATGATAGGAGCATCATGACTGAACAGTTAGAGAGTGTTCCTaaagaggaggaagcagagagagAATTGCGAAGATCATCTCTTGATAAGCATAAAAAAGAGAAACCTTTTAAAACTGGGAGAGGCAGGATTTCCACTCCTGAAAGGAAAATAGCTAAAAAGGAACCTAGCACACTCTCCAGAGATGaagtgagaaggaaaaaaggttcATTTAACACTCctattacaatttttttttaaattttcttactGTTTTACAGTATCTGGTTACTCTGTTATACGTGATGTGCACCATAACGTTATTAACGGTAGTGGTTTCTAATGAGATATTGTGCAATTATGTGAGAAGCCATGTGCAAGGCTCACTGCTCCACTGGTCCTATTTCATTGTAGGCATCCCCACTGATCACTGGGTAATGCATCTGAACCAATGCACCAGTGCTCCCCCTCTTCCAGCGTAGGATTTGTTCCTATGAAGAAGCAACGCGTTGGGTTGGAGTTGTGGAGCAGTGGGCCTGACACTTGATGTATTAATCATATGAAATGGTttgctgaggtttttttctgactctgtttttgtgttctttttgtCCATAGCAGTGTATAAGAAAGCTGAACTTGCTAAAAAAACTGAAGTTCAGGCCCACTCTCCCTCCAGGAAAATCATTTTAAAACCTGCTATCAAATATACTAGACCAACTCATCTCTCCTGTGTTAAACGGAAGCAGACAGGTGACTGCATTCTGTTCAGTTATGCAATGTGGCTGGCAAACatagacattttcttttttaaatttcatagcTATATCagcttctctattttttttttcctccaagagTGTCAGTCTTCACAAATAGTATTGCTTTTTTAGTGTTTTGtaccatttttcttttattctttctttcctggtatttgtttatttatttgatgGAGGCTATGATCACGTATGCTTGTCATTGCTTGGGCCTCCAAGCGCTGTGGTTGTAACTTGGCATCGTGCTTAGAGTGTGGTGTTCTAGGAATCTCTACTcatctttttttgtttattttttaaaaagttttttttaaatgatgctttatttttttttctggtgagaAATGTTGGCAACTTAAACCATGGTATGCATTTCCATTATTCTGCTTTTTTACTCTCATGCATAATAAGAAGTGTTTCAGACTTACATTTTGTTTATTGATGATATCTGTATAGACAATTCCCAGTCTGTCACTGATGTTTATGCTGTACAGTCAAAATCCACAGGGAGAATCCAGCTACATGCAGCATGGAGCTGCGAGAGAAGAAATCTGGGCTCACGCTGCGAAATGCATTCCTAACAAAAATCTTAATATTTGGTAGAGGAagatgaaaggaagaaagaaattacGCCTGTTACGACTTGATGGGGGTATCATTATTTAGAGGACCAAAATAACTCTTCCAGCATTTTCACATATCATTCATGGTTCTTGTGAGTTCAGAGTGGAAGGATGAATATCTTGACTTTCACTGtgatcttaaaaaaataattgctaaAAGAGGCCAGCTTTTCTGTCGTGTCACATAGCCACAGGCTGTAGTGTGGTTGTTTGGAACTAAGGCTATTAAGAGAAAAGCCATGCACAGAAATGCAGAAGTGCATAGGCATCTTCTCACAGCTTAGAAATCAACAGGAAGATTCATTACCTGTCATATGGTTAAGCAAAGCAATACTAGAAGTGTCCCTAGGCAGTCATTCTCCTGCAGTTTTGCACCTGTCACTCCTGTTGTAAATGTAGACCCAATGTCAGCAGGGAGGTCTGACCGGTGAAAATGCAGTAAGAGGATGGTTACATGAGAGCAGGTTTAGTATCGTGCCTCTGCTGTATGAAGTGCAGATTGTATCCTGGCTGTGTTCCATTAGGACACCAGAACCCATCCCAGAACCCAATCCCATCACCTTGCTCCTGTGATGAATCTCATCCTTTTACTTACCCCTCTCAGGAGAAATGGAACCAGGAAAGGAAAGGCTGGTTCAGTCCCCTCTGTATTGCACTGATGGCTCATCCTCAGTTTGCAGTCTCTGGGCTGTCCTAACTTGCACTCTGGACCAGAATTACCCAAGAGGGAggaatttttaaagtaattaaaacAGTTCTTGCTATCTCTTGCTGCTTGCTGAAGCACAGCTTGATAGCTCAGAAGTTACAACCTATAATTCACGTATTCTTTCAAAAGCCTCA
Encoded here:
- the MAP2 gene encoding microtubule-associated protein 2 isoform X11, which encodes MAEDRKDEAKAPHWTSGQLTEASSHTHSPEIKDQGGASAGLVRSANGFSYQEDEELRLGSHEQPVTYAQTKENGINGELSSGNRETAEEVSARIVQVVTAEAVAVLKGEQEKEAQHKDQPGSLPLAVEESANLPPSPPPSPASEQTGVLEEDLFAATKMEFHVQEGTRPFAAEPLDTKQHDSGKDSKTVEQPKYDALVPQSAKAEAADKKDSESKDKEKMLSPPSEWILKTDSQKKGEASFAEPAAKPPAPQEQKHLSSQLPEESRMEERTVGMPSSTNQAMAIKFQENLKDVKGGAISHGESSLLLPEPKAEAAKSELPAGPSLALPQELSLKDRFKTHQEPADQLFAKDLTTNEQIHKDRTLSLQEVSAVTVDSLKTPSTPKIPPWGEEKDMTKDESDEEERYDFYDKGEAQMLDNGKFTTKPEVKTGSLDKTDFQKDGEAKKSPDTLKAEKEMDQSELSAAADVKREAQQSTQVPPAKLSHELTLDKTVEHPDSTQLSRVTEKVPEVPGLTTEKTPTLEASQETDVKEDTAEDKTSVSAPHQLKEEEDQSGMSKYFETSALKEEAFKADGLKQSSDYYELSDTKESKYEPYQRGRLIPEYEEEEEEEELQTELNQQQNVHTHEMGYSTLAQSYTPDTSEEPSSPTERMFTIDPKVYGDKRELHSKNKDDLTLSRSLGLGGRSAIEQRSMSINLPMSCLDSIALGFSFGRAHDLSPLASDILTNTSGSMDEGDDYLPATTPALEKAPCFPIESREEDDKHMVEEKAQPETLAEPSFQAKDDYKNGAVLAPDLPEMLDLAGTRSRLASVSADAEVAQKKSVPSDSIVEDSSTALPPVTNENHVILKAESQLEDLGYCVFNKYTVPLPSPVQDSENLTSETCPFYEGTDEKLRHGLTPDLSLIEVKLAAAEKSEDFLSEKDLGQHVEPILVRDFEQEKKEKLDTVLEKSEDQVDSKEVCSIKGAEPEMTRAEAMLERKEESVASKVCLPADTMYDRISASEIAIEKDSVCLLMEKEKALSVVPEIAEIEAPVKPDYNAIKHDMEVAARRADQEYQNKLDAKTSEVVSLPLGKDKASLKRAEPEPKDTQQKEETTFSREAEDADVLSRTEPSYVKDSTKLSETEIKEKVAKPDLVHQEAVDKEESYESSGEHDQAQESLNGESVKPEDIKAEHPKPAMSGEEMPAQLPAKGISVELLFPKAEPLREEPAEIQMESIPQPVEEVEEILDRAVKPMETQKLLPCELAAGALKGEEYEEEEVEAGQEAKEEDKQHLVSEMPPDFGKPATEEMGAKGSPEALPELKGIIESVVTVEDDFITVVQTTVDEGESASHSVRFAATQQEDIETGDSQAEEELDVEEVEVEPKEGSQEAPASPQREEILLTNYKTETCDDYKDETTIDDSIMDTDSLWADTQDDDRSIMTEQLESVPKEEEAERELRRSSLDKHKKEKPFKTGRGRISTPERKIAKKEPSTLSRDEVRRKKAVYKKAELAKKTEVQAHSPSRKIILKPAIKYTRPTHLSCVKRKQTAGGETNQAPAVFKQAKEKLSDGVSKSPEKRSSLPRPSSILPPRRGVSGDRDREENSLSLTTSLSSSVRRTTRSEPIRSRTGKSGTSTPTTPGSTAITPGTPPSYASRTPGTPGTPSYSRTPHTPGTPKSAILVPTEKKVAIIRTPPKSPATPKQLRVINQPLPDLKNVRSKIGSTDNIKYQPKGGQVQIVTKKIDLSHVTSKCGSLKNIHHKPGGGRVKIESVKLDFKEKAQAKVGSLENAHHVPGGGNVKIDSQKLNFREHAKARVDHGAEIITQSPGRSSMASPRRLSNVSSSGSINLLESPQLATLAEDVTAALAKQGL
- the MAP2 gene encoding microtubule-associated protein 2 isoform X2 — protein: MAEDRKDEAKAPHWTSGQLTEASSHTHSPEIKDQGGASAGLVRSANGFSYQEDEELRLGSHEQPVTYAQTKENGINGELSSGNRETAEEVSARIVQVVTAEAVAVLKGEQEKEAQHKDQPGSLPLAVEESANLPPSPPPSPASEQTGVLEEDLFAATKMEFHVQEGTRPFAAEPLDTKQHDSGKDSKTVEQPKYDALVPQSAKAEAADKKDSESKDKEKMLSPPSEWILKTDSQKKGEASFAEPAAKPPAPQEQKHLSSQLPEESRMEERTVGMPSSTNQAMAIKFQENLKDVKGGAISHGESSLLLPEPKAEAAKSELPAGPSLALPQELSLKDRFKTHQEPADQLFAKDLTTNEQIHKDRTLSLQEVSAVTVDSLKTPSTPKIPPWGEEKDMTKDESDEEERYDFYDKGEAQMLDNGKFTTKPEVKTGSLDKTDFQKDGEAKKSPDTLKAEKEMDQSELSAAADVKREAQQSTQVPPAKLSHELTLDKTVEHPDSTQLSRVTEKVPEVPGLTTEKTPTLEASQETDVKEDTAEDKTSVSAPHQLKEEEDQSGMSKYFETSALKEEAFKADGLKQSSDYYELSDTKESKYEPYQRGRLIPEYEEEEEEEELQTELNQQQNVHTHEMGYSTLAQSYTPDTSEEPSSPTERMFTIDPKVYGDKRELHSKNKDDLTLSRSLGLGGRSAIEQRSMSINLPMSCLDSIALGFSFGRAHDLSPLASDILTNTSGSMDEGDDYLPATTPALEKAPCFPIESREEDDKHMVEEKAQPETLAEPSFQAKDDYKNGAVLAPDLPEMLDLAGTRSRLASVSADAEVAQKKSVPSDSIVEDSSTALPPVTNENHVILKAESQLEDLGYCVFNKYTVPLPSPVQDSENLTSETCPFYEGTDEKLRHGLTPDLSLIEVKLAAAEKSEDFLSEKDLGQHVEPILVRDFEQEKKEKLDTVLEKSEDQVDSKEVCSIKGAEPEMTRAEAMLERKEESVASKVCLPADTMYDRISASEIAIEKDSVCLLMEKEKALSVVPEIAEIEAPVKPDYNAIKHDMEVAARRADQEYQNKLDAKTSEVVSLPLGKDKASLKRAEPEPKDTQQKEETTFSREAEDADVLSRTEPSYVKDSTKLSETEIKEKVAKPDLVHQEAVDKEESYESSGEHDQAQESLNGESVKPEDIKAEHPKPAMSGEEMPAQLPAKGISVELLFPKAEPLREEPAEIQMESIPQPVEEVEEILDRAVKPMETQKLLPCELAAGALKGEEYEEEEVEAGQEAKEEDKQHLVSEMPPDFGKPATEEMGAKGSPEALPELKGIIESVVTVEDDFITVVQTTVDEGESASHSVRFAATQQEDIETGDSQAEEELDVEEVEVEPKEGSQEAPASPQREEILLTNYKTETCDDYKDETTIDDSIMDTDSLWADTQDDDRSIMTEQLESVPKEEEAERELRRSSLDKHKKEKPFKTGRGRISTPERKIAKKEPSTLSRDEVRRKKAVYKKAELAKKTEVQAHSPSRKIILKPAIKYTRPTHLSCVKRKQTAGGETNQAPAVFKQAKEKLSTASLSKIPASKSRAKSLLPPRPSSACSLTTKRATFLNTDSYFVRPSSAGPRDSKSDAKDGVSKSPEKRSSLPRPSSILPPRRGVSGDRDREENSLSLTTSLSSSVRRTTRSEPIRSRTGKSGTSTPTTPGSTAITPGTPPSYASRTPGTPGTPSYSRTPHTPGTPKSAILVPTEKKVAIIRTPPKSPATPKQLRVINQPLPDLKNVRSKIGSTDNIKYQPKGGQVRILNKKIDFSDIQSRCGSRDNIKHSAGGGNVQIVTKKIDLSHVTSKCGSLKNIHHKPGGGRVKIESVKLDFKEKAQAKVGSLENAHHVPGGGNVKIDSQKLNFREHAKARVDHGAEIITQSPGRSSMASPRRLSNVSSSGSINLLESPQLATLAEDVTAALAKQGL
- the MAP2 gene encoding microtubule-associated protein 2 isoform X7; the protein is MAEDRKDEAKAPHWTSGQLTEASSHTHSPEIKDQGGASAGLVRSANGFSYQEDEELRLGSHEQPVTYAQTKENGINGELSSGNRETAEEVSARIVQVVTAEAVAVLKGEQEKEAQHKDQPGSLPLAVEESANLPPSPPPSPASEQTGVLEEDLFAATKMEFHVQEGTRPFAAEPLDTKQHDSGKDSKTVEQPKYDALVPQSAKAEAADKKDSESKDKEKMLSPPSEWILKTDSQKKGEASFAEPAAKPPAPQEQKHLSSQLPEESRMEERTVGMPSSTNQAMAIKFQENLKDVKGGAISHGESSLLLPEPKAEAAKSELPAGPSLALPQELSLKDRFKTHQEPADQLFAKDLTTNEQIHKDRTLSLQEVSAVTVDSLKTPSTPKIPPWGEEKDMTKDESDEEERYDFYDKGEAQMLDNGKFTTKPEVKTGSLDKTDFQKDGEAKKSPDTLKAEKEMDQSELSAAADVKREAQQSTQVPPAKLSHELTLDKTVEHPDSTQLSRVTEKVPEVPGLTTEKTPTLEASQETDVKEDTAEDKTSVSAPHQLKEEEDQSGMSKYFETSALKEEAFKADGLKQSSDYYELSDTKESKYEPYQRGRLIPEYEEEEEEEELQTELNQQQNVHTHEMGYSTLAQSYTPDTSEEPSSPTERMFTIDPKVYGDKRELHSKNKDDLTLSRSLGLGGRSAIEQRSMSINLPMSCLDSIALGFSFGRAHDLSPLASDILTNTSGSMDEGDDYLPATTPALEKAPCFPIESREEDDKHMVEEKAQPETLAEPSFQAKDDYKNGAVLAPDLPEMLDLAGTRSRLASVSADAEVAQKKSVPSDSIVEDSSTALPPVTNENHVILKAESQLEDLGYCVFNKYTVPLPSPVQDSENLTSETCPFYEGTDEKLRHGLTPDLSLIEVKLAAAEKSEDFLSEKDLGQHVEPILVRDFEQEKKEKLDTVLEKSEDQVDSKEVCSIKGAEPEMTRAEAMLERKEESVASKVCLPADTMYDRISASEIAIEKDSVCLLMEKEKALSVVPEIAEIEAPVKPDYNAIKHDMEVAARRADQEYQNKLDAKTSEVVSLPLGKDKASLKRAEPEPKDTQQKEETTFSREAEDADVLSRTEPSYVKDSTKLSETEIKEKVAKPDLVHQEAVDKEESYESSGEHDQAQESLNGESVKPEDIKAEHPKPAMSGEEMPAQLPAKGISVELLFPKAEPLREEPAEIQMESIPQPVEEVEEILDRAVKPMETQKLLPCELAAGALKGEEYEEEEVEAGQEAKEEDKQHLVSEMPPDFGKPATEEMGAKGSPEALPELKGIIESVVTVEDDFITVVQTTVDEGESASHSVRFAATQQEDIETGDSQAEEELDVEEVEVEPKEGSQEAPASPQREEILLTNYKTETCDDYKDETTIDDSIMDTDSLWADTQDDDRSIMTEQLESVPKEEEAERELRRSSLDKHKKEKPFKTGRGRISTPERKIAKKEPSTLSRDEVRRKKAVYKKAELAKKTEVQAHSPSRKIILKPAIKYTRPTHLSCVKRKQTAAGGETNQAPAVFKQAKEKLSDGVSKSPEKRSSLPRPSSILPPRRGVSGDRDREENSLSLTTSLSSSVRRTTRSEPIRSRTGKSGTSTPTTPGSTAITPGTPPSYASRTPGTPGTPSYSRTPHTPGTPKSAILVPTEKKVAIIRTPPKSPATPKQLRVINQPLPDLKNVRSKIGSTDNIKYQPKGGQVRILNKKIDFSDIQSRCGSRDNIKHSAGGGNVQIVTKKIDLSHVTSKCGSLKNIHHKPGGGRVKIESVKLDFKEKAQAKVGSLENAHHVPGGGNVKIDSQKLNFREHAKARVDHGAEIITQSPGRSSMASPRRLSNVSSSGSINLLESPQLATLAEDVTAALAKQGL